TAACATTTCATGAAATGGGAGATGCAAAGAAACAGAAATCTCCAAGAaatgaatttcacaaaaattgtaccattttaaattttatcaagaaaatttacttattcttctatATGAATTATATTCCCTTCAAAGTAGTGTTTCTTCCAATCCTCAAAACATTTATAGAAAGCATTTTTTAGTATAGCCTAAAGTTAGTTACTAAGCAATTTTCCTTTATCTCATCTATAGtcgcaattttttttccttttaatcagtggaaacaagaaaaaatgatgTAAGGAGAATGCAGAGGCTAAACAATCGGTCTGTTGTTCCTTTGTactaaataatcacaaattaacAGTGAAGTATAAGTTGGAGCGTTATCCCGCTGCTAAAAGTGTTTCCTCACACATTTGTGGTTGTTTTCTTCAGAACTCATTTGCCTCATGTAAACAGCATAAAACTTCTAAGTAACACTTTTTGTTAACTGTATAATCTTGTGAGAAGAGTTCATATCACTGTAATTGATAAAAGCAGTAAGGAAAACATACATTCTTTTGAATGTGGCATGCTTTTTCAGTCTTCAACCCTTTTGTTCTGCTTCCCTTAGAATGATTGGACCTTCATTTCAATATCCTAACTGTACATCCATATTTCATCACTTGTTATGACATGTTCAAGTAATTCAGAGTCAACAGCAATTTCATCAACAACTGTTCTGCAATGctacttttgttaaaattgaacAGTTTTGGAGTAAACTTTGTTCCTATTCATTTCATAaccaaaatatcagtaaaaactGTTTCACGAGCAACAAGAGATTCCTACCTCTTCAGCAACTTCTCTAATAGTAATTCGATAACTGATCTTATgttctttattttgatatttttattgattgtagtTGTGTTTGGATATCAACCCTGTTGTCAACTTCAACAACTCCACAGCcttcttaaaaccatttttaacacTCATAAACCCTTGTTGTCAACATAAAATCCTCACCAAAATACTTCTCTAACATCTTCACCATTTTACAACACTTTattcaagttttaataaaaatcaatagttCCATCTTTTTCAGACAAAATAAATCAtcacttgtaataaaatatgacCTAATTACTTGGCTGCCAAATTTGAGCTATGTGTTTAATATGGCTGAAAATATTACTACACATTGCAGATATTATTGCCATCGCATAGGTAAAAGATGGAACTCAGTCAAAAACCATAGTGAGCAGAATTAAAAAgttctcatttttttatcatccctagaacatgaaatttattttctaacattcATGCTTATTTGGAACTGAATCGGCCCACATTATTTTGGTTAAACAAGGTTCTGTCTGTTGTACCCATTTTCTCCAATTTTTGTGCaagttcaaaattgaaaaaacataatttccatGACAAAgtagtgaaattattttaaataccacCCCTAAACTACAAACAGTCTGGCTCCAACATTGTACACTATTCAGAATTTTCACTTTTTCAAGAAGTTATTACATCTAATggagaattaaattctataagataataaatatatgaaatttttttttaggaattatgGATGTCACAATCCTGTAATTAACTGAATTGGCAGAGCAAAGAATAATGATCAGTAGTAGATTTTTAGAAGcataaatccaattttattacttattcacaCATTGTTcattttcttctgtaaaaaaaaaatatatacatataaattaataggcttaattctaaaaatatataaatttctatatctACCTCTGAAActgatttacaattattatataataatagtatttttgcaCTGAAATCTTTATGAAACGAATCCTCAAAATTTGACTCATCATGGTCAGATTCATAACCAGATGAAAGCTGAGAAAAGTGAGCTACGTAATTCATGTCATGATGAAATGAACCTCTTGATTTGATATTATTAACCCATTCAGTTAAAAGTATATGAACAGTTTCATGATCACTCTTTTTTAACTCCTCTGTTACTGATAAAGGTGCTGAACTTTCATCAATATCCTTAAAATGAAAAGCTAACAtaagtacattaaaaaacaaaaattctctgttttactaataaatacacaGTAATTAATAACTTGTTCCATATTTCACTTTCTAGAATGCTTCAGGTAACTAGACATTATTGGAAATAActaaatctgaattttataaagatcTTTTATAAGATATGGAAACTTTACTTATAAGGCAAgctgaaaaaaattctgtaaatatgctaccaaaaaaagaaattctttataaaaatatataatggatTAACTTATTTCACCACATCAGCCTAATACCTGATTATTAAGCATTAGCccaataataaaatagtacaggtaccaataaaaacaaaatgtatttttttttcaatgataataaaaccCCAGTGGGAAATAAATCCAGGACCAGCTTACAAGCCAACATGCTAATCACTATACAGCCTTAGAACTGctctattttttataagaaaaatcaaatcaaccaaaaatacaacattttcattaaataaaaaacttgggAAAAGAGTTTTTCCCTTCATCTTTTCAAAGACAATTTTTGAGcttaataactttcataaaacaaatctgaaaaAGATCTAATTAACAAATTGACTGAAAgagttatttttatcttcattaaaattcAGGTTATTTgggtaattattttatgaatagtaGATCTTTAAACAATGATATCGccaataatcaatttaaaaaaagtttaacaatattcatctgtattaaagcaaataaaaaatctagttctctttcaattaaatattatttaacaagaaaGTCTAAAAGGTATTTATGCAGTTTTCATAAATTGTTTGTACAAAAAAGGAATTGAGCACATTGCATACTGCATAAATTCAAACCTACTACTAAAAACATCAACACTCTTAAGGAAGTGATCAGCTGAAatcactgaaataataaataatacattgaaattaattttttttttaatttcacaggtagtatatcaaatatataaaaatatgttgaaatgtttttatcaaataacaataagaaatagTATTATCGATATAGCTGGATCAATGAATAGTCTACAGTTGATTAATTAGATTCTGCAGATGCCAGTTGAAGTACATCTCTTACCAGACTCCTGCCATCTGCAAAGGCGTAActcaaatttcaacaaattttaatccaaaatcagctaagaattaaatcaaactaaTTTCTTTTCTAATCTTCAGCACAACTgattttgtcaaatattttatcctaaaaagaaataagataatttatcaaaagttaacaacataatagtaatagtaggttagcttacaaataatttaaatacataaaacaaaccTCTTCATGTGAtaatagaatttcatttaattcatttatactaTTGTTAATTTCTAGAAGTTCTtctctaatattatttatgttgattaaatttttcttaaattcaacaTTATTAACAACTGTTATACGTTTATTTAATGTTTCctgtaaacataaacaaatacacattattttatgaaatcaattCTCTTTACTACAAACACACAACGGTTTTCATTCTGGTAAAAAGTAATGAACCTTTTAACACATGATTCTACACATACGCTTATGGACCTTCAGTGTAACTTTATTCTAGTTAATcacataaaacttaatatttactaCACTCACGCACTATTCATTCAATTATCAATccaaatcagaataatttttctgttcattTGTGAGCATAATCAGTTTTGTCAGAATtacaaaaatcatcaaaaaagaaaaagtgatcaCACTTTTCAGTCTTTCACCAGTCTAgatcatatttttaaagatattcacaTTTTATATGTCATCAGCAATTTTACcactttaagataatttttttaaataaaacaataaaagttaaaaactcttaaaattaagttgtcacactaaattgttattaatataaagcaGTATAAAGTAATAATCTAACATTAACccacattttcataattaattaacccACAGTTTCtcacaatatttcataatatattcatACGGTAAtagatttataaagtaaataattaaatcatataaatgaaaattgatgtttttaattgaACATTAAAACAGTTGAGTTAATTCACCTAAGAccatagataaattttattaatctaaatataacgGTTAAAATGAATACTATATGTAAGGAAATGATCAGCTatcactgaaataataaatattaaataatacattcaaattaatttttttttttttttttaattttgcaggtagtatatcaaatatataaaaatattctgaaatgtTTTCATCAAATAACAACAAGAAATAGTAGTATAGATATATAGCTGGGACAATGAATAGTCTACAATTGATTAACTTGATACTGCAGATGCCAACTGAAGTACAGCTCTTCCAGACCCCTGCCATCTGCAAAGACTTAACTcaaatttgacaaaatttaatcCAAAATCAGCTAAGAATTAAATCAATCTATCTTAAATGCTATTGAAATAGATGAAAATGTGAATTTGACCACTTActtcatgtttaaaaatgtttttttttatttcaatgagttGTTAAATGTAGAAATTAACTCACCAATTTAATCTAAACATGGctccaaaaaaaagttaagttttaatcCTTTTTCAGCTTCATCCCATGAAAGATTATTCTGGTAATATCAGAAATAGTACTTCCATCATCAGAATTCTTTGTTCCTTCTGATGtataagtagaaatttaaataaagatttcacATCAATATACCAGAAGttgtaatgcttttattttaactCCATAATCATCTAACTCAGCAAgtacatttatcaaaaatattaatgttttggcTCCTAATCCACTCTGATAAAGAAATGTTATTCTCACTGAAGTCCATAACCAGGTTGAAATGGAATAAGTTTGCTTTTTTAAAGCACTTCTGCATGTAAATTGAAGCTAAATTGcacattatttgtaaataaattataagatatgtCTGAGATAAAATGAATCTCTAAAATATTCCAATCACACCTTGATCCATACATTGAAAAACAGATTTAATGTTTTGAAGTAAGAAACAAATTTGGTACACTGCTAAAATTTGTCAATTTGGGATGTGCGTGGTAGTTGCCtaccgtaacattttttttttgtttataaaaagctTCTTCCCATTAATGAATTTTACTCATCATCTATGCTTTATTATTTGACAAATAAGTAATCAGGCTTTACACGATCCTTAAATGTTTGGGCTTTACTGATGTATCACATAAAGCTTTTAAGCTTTCATTGTCACTGCCCatcatatttacattaaatagaaCTATAACCATATTCCTAATGCTTATCTCCAGtgcacttttcatttttacttgtacaaagtaaaaaaagtattgtgatcatgaaaaatttcagatttcaacggaaataaccatttttactagtttcgatATGACGTCTATACATacttatgtatgtacgtacatatgtatgtatctcacataactcaaaaacgattagctgtaggatgttgagattttggatttaggactgttgtgacatctagttgtgtaccttcccttttgattgcaattgactgaaccaaaagtgtccaaaatgcccaaaatccaaaaaaaaattggattttggactttttcctaattgcagtaataagaactcattgagagcttttcaacaatataagtggtacttatattgttgaaaaacttaTAACATTGGACCAAACATTGCATTGTTCAGCTATACCCATATTACCCTGTAATAACACGTTAAGgtatcaaataaataacattttaataaacattaatttagagcttttcaacaatataagtggtacttatattgttgaaaagctctaaaaaatgaaataactggtacttattttcatcggttccagagttatggccaaattaaattttaattaatgaaatatttggatcttaaacaGGGAAagtacattggttcgaatcagacttcatccacttttttatttttatttaaatatattgatttattaataattcttctgactgaaaaaaaaattacaataataataattcaataataacaataaaaaatgaaatatgaaaaaatatcagaagttattaatgaaataaaattttatggacttttcatcttaaaaaaaatgtgtacatttcCTACAGCACCTTTAcagatgtttaaaaaacaatacaatatgaAGGGACAGTAGTTGTGAAGAAATGACTGCTACAGTATTTAAGTATTGTTTATAACCGTTCAGTGTAACCGAATAGTTATTTACTCAGTTACAATTATTCActcttaatattatatataagttaatttactgctagaatatttacaaaattctgaGGTTTTGTCATTTCCATCAATCAGCTAAAATCTGTTTCACTGTACACAAACagatacaaaaacattttgtgcAAAACTAGTGCATGTAAATCCTTACAAACCAAATATTTTACTCAGATTTGTTCATTTCAACCAAAAATTACatccttttttaaatgttcattcagAAACAACAAGATGCCCAATACAGTTTTTTCATGttagataaattttgtaaaaaaatcatttttgaaaaatgttaaatatttttaatacttttatcccTTGAAtgcatataaataacaatttataagttATTCTAAACATCACtagatgaattatttttgttataattttaactaaatctaaattttgaaattattttttatttatttttatttaaaaaatttgtttttgaaatgaaTACTTTACACATACCAACTTGCATATCACAGAATAAGTAATACCTTAAATGCAggattatgaattattttattaataattagtctCTGGttacagttttcatatttttcatttaaactggGCTGACTCTGAAGACCCTTCAGACAACTTATAACATTGGACCAAACATTGCATTGTTCAGCTATACCCATATTACCCTGTAATAAAACGTTAAGgtatcaaataaataacattttaataaacattaatttaatttcttttatttattaaattaatttaaattaaacttactaaatattttgagaaattatagttcaataaaatgttcatatttgCAGTCAAAATGAAGTCAACctatctgaaattaatttgttgcttaacaattaaacaacattttttaggATCATCttgcaaacttaaaaaattttgaaaggaattttttttacatttatttataattttaattttctataatggctattttttaataaaattagtgtttACATAAGTCTTTAATGAGAggcagctgaaatgtaatgcatacTGGACCATAATGAGAGAACAAAATGTCGCACAAAGCAACAGGTGCTGCCATCTGTGGCTTTATTTCCCCCTACTACTAACTCTCCAAAACTCAAAGAACCATGCCCTCTCATTTTTTCCAGCCCCCATTGATATGGAGTCAAATATTCCGGCTATGTCAATGCAACTAAATTAATGTGCAGCGATTTAGTTTTAACAGGCCAAAAAGTAACATTCATCATCTTCTAAAAGCCTTTTACAGCGATAaaactgtgaataggtgggcaataaaattttttacatcagaTGCTGATAAAGCAAGTATTAAGGATGAATTTTGCAGTGTTCAAATGGTCTGTAACTAatgagaagcaccaaaaggagATGAATATAAACTGATGAGTCAAAATGACCTTTGCATTACACAACAATGCATCCACCATCCAGGTACGCCTAGCCTATCGAAAGAACAAGAAGGGCACATTATTGTACAACTGGACTGCTGAAAAATCATGATGGGTGCCATGTAAACtcaaagaaaagaacaaaaaacgaAAGGAATGTTGTGAGCAGCTTCTGAAATGTTATTGTGACAAAGGAAATTACTTCCTTTGCAACATTGTGATGGGAATTGAAACTTGGACACTTTATTACATccctaaagaaaaatgttcacatcaatacaaaacaagaaatattctTTCCACACACTAATTGGTGTATATTTTACCTTACACAATTTTTGAGCTGTGATAAGAAAATGCCCAAAAAGTCTAATGACAAAACATTACTTTAGCTTTTGTTTTCACTATAAAGGAAGAATGCCTCATTTATGACTACAATTTGATCTTATACAGTCTTTAAATAGGATAGATAAGGAAATGCCcagaaaatttatctgaaaataaactttaaaaaacacaaagactgaattaaagttgaatttataagtttatagaagttttcctgaatttttttaataaatccttatttctggaaatatttgaaaaaatggaaattttctcatttttcccTATGGCTTCCCATCTCAATCATGCAGTGGACATtgatttgtacttttttctttttaaatctaatattttaccCTTAAAAAAACTTATCACATTACATCTCAAATCAGCcaagtttttgtaaaaagaatttaagatcatttaaaaatcttaaattactcATAATTTTGAGATCGGTAAACATTCTTAAGATTAACAATAAACtttgaattttatacttttcaattgGACTAAGCATGAGATTCAATTTTATTTGCTAGGCATGCTACAGCCTACGCAATATAGCTGTCAAATTAGTATAAGTCAATAATCAACAATATCGTACGTGTTTTAAATGTACAACAGGTTCAAGTTTGACcacaaaaatatctttaaaaatttaagcaatatTATACATTCCTCCTGAAAACTAGTAGTCACTGAGGGCAATTAGTGTCTTGTTACAGATACTTCTTTCTATACTTCCTACTTTTCAAATGTAGagtatgcttaaaaactaatcaGTCAggctgaataatttaatttaataataaaattacagatcatattattaaatatataaataatttgtttaaataccatTTATGTCACTTGAAACTCTTAAAATAAACCCCCAACTTTGACAAACAATGTAGCGTTTCCATTTCCAAGCTTACATAAGTTTAGGCTTAAAAGgttaatgttacataattttgaacaataataattaatgagcCTACTATGTGcaggaaaataaatgaaatagaatccacaaaaaaaatttcaagaacaaAATTTAGGACTCACTGATATAAATGGTTCTTCAGACTTTTTAATAAAACCCAATCCGAAATAAAACTGGATCAGTTCTGaaaaaagacaataattaaataatttaaataaaattaaattaaaacatctcAATCATCAATCATCAATCTAAATAACTTGTGTAAAAACTTACATCAGAAATGGCTACAACTTACAATAACAGAATATCCATTGTATGAATTTGTACAGTAATGCCTAAATTAACAGAATGGAATGAACTAACACTAAAAAGATGAAATATGTGTATTTCAGAACAGggctttttttatcttttgctttAAAGAATATTCTGAAATGgtttttctaacaggtaatacttatactaatatttattagataatttcttattaacatTCTTCAATTTACTGTCACATTTTCTTTTCTATGTTCAACCAAAaggtattttgtttattaacaccTTCTTCAACTTGATTTTCaattaagaatttgaaaaaattgttaaaattaatattgagaaATACTaactttataattagtaaaaataagttttcaaatacATCACGTCATTCAGATGTTTAGAATGGATATAATGCACTACTATAGATTCCTTATACATAATTTCTTCTGATACCTTTTACAACACACATACTCTCACAGAGTATGAGAGGGAGGAGAGTGTGACTGAGAGATCATCAAATTCATTAAGTAACAGTATACAAAATTTGCTctactaaagataaatatttatgagaaTGATTGGTCAATCTTATTAACACAATAAGACtcttataaacataacaaatttaaaaaaaagtttctgctTTTGTTTagatcattgattcccaaagtggtccaggtggacctccaggggtccacgggagactcgacgggggtctacgttgacGTGACataaaaatgggggttcacaattcgtaagcgggggtccacgaaaattcatctggtttcgatagtgaagaactaaaatgttggcttgactttgcgtatcaatccaggcagataatgttttaattatattatgacaactttattatattacattgcaatatgattaacaataataattaatagtgtaatgatttttttttttttgtcttcagtcatttgactggtttgatgcagctctccaagattccctatctagtgctagtcgtttcatttcagtataccctctacatcctacatccccaacaatttgttttacatgtgtaatgattacatatttgaataaatgcaacacaaaaaaatatactatatttcttttgctttttaccactttgaatgggaagttttctaaataaaataagtgagaattgattgctttcttgtgctgtgagtagatgtcaaaaatgtaaagttggatggaagcattttttttgatttgccaactttacttttttgacatccactcacagcacagtcaatcaaaaattaaccaatcaattctcactttttttcgaACCTggtagttcgtggaactcagccgtaacgcaaattttcatagttagatctaatcttcacattttcagttgactggaaatatggtaaaaatgtagctgcagggggtccaccggaaccagcaaaattatgaaagtggtctatgagaaaaataagtttgggaacctctggtttaGATAACAATGcaaaaataagttacttatatacCTCATTTATTTCAAGGAATgatatataagaaaatacattatgataacatttttgttgtttaaaactCATAGCAAAGTACAAATTTGGAATGAtccacaatttttgtttttatttttttaatgattacttgTGTATCCAGTTATGACAAGAATTCAAACCAAATACAAGAAAGCCATTACTCCAACACAGAGGTCAGAATTCCCTAAGGAAATTGTAAACAAATAccaattaacaataaaactggataatttaaattacataaagacTATAACAGAAGAGTACCCAAGATTAAGATTAAATCTAATCATCAATACAAAGCAATAACAATACTGATATTGTaacttagtaaattaatttacactgCACACAGagctaaattagaaaattaattcaaaaatataccaTTTTCAAGTTCATCCTTTTCTATATTTGCCAAATGCAATTTCAAATCGTtgtcaataaaagaaataatttcacaCAATAGTTCTCTTCTTTCTTCACTTTGATTAAATAGAACATTATTGAATTCCACAATTCGTTCTCTCAAAACATTTACAAAAGGCAAATCCAATAAAAGCAAATTGCCAACAATATCGTCTGGATTGCAGCACATCATACTTCTTACACGTAGAACGGTTATTAATTAAACTTGACTATCTTTTATGCAGTTTTGACCTGTTCTAACAAGAAATacactttattttatgaaaaatactatctGTTCTAACCTCAAAACATTACATTGTACAAAATCCCTTTTCATGGatcaaaattttatacttcacAACAATGAAAGCAGAAACTTTCATTTAATACTACGTACATACTACCAAACAAAATACCAGTGCAATACTTTAAGACGAAAGAAACTAAATCTTCCTGCATTCGTAAACGAAAATAACTACAAGAAAGTGCTTGCCGCCAAATTGTTTACATGATGACCAACATCTAATATTAAGTTGACGTTATAtaagtattcaaaattaataattttatatatatatatctaataataataata
This DNA window, taken from Lycorma delicatula isolate Av1 chromosome 7, ASM4794821v1, whole genome shotgun sequence, encodes the following:
- the LOC142327363 gene encoding uncharacterized protein LOC142327363 isoform X2, whose amino-acid sequence is MMCCNPDDIVGNLLLLDLPFVNVLRERIVEFNNVLFNQSEERRELLCEIISFIDNDLKLHLANIEKDELENELIQFYFGLGFIKKSEEPFISGNMGIAEQCNVWSNVISCLKGLQSQPSLNEKYENCNQRLIINKIIHNPAFKETLNKRITVVNNVEFKKNLININNIREELLEINNSINELNEILLSHEEDIDESSAPLSVTEELKKSDHETVHILLTEWVNNIKSRGSFHHDMNYVAHFSQLSSGYESDHDESNFEDSFHKDFSAKILLLYNNFYL
- the LOC142327363 gene encoding uncharacterized protein LOC142327363 isoform X1, with protein sequence MMCCNPDDIVGNLLLLDLPFVNVLRERIVEFNNVLFNQSEERRELLCEIISFIDNDLKLHLANIEKDELENELIQFYFGLGFIKKSEEPFISGNMGIAEQCNVWSNVISCLKGLQSQPSLNEKYENCNQRLIINKIIHNPAFKETLNKRITVVNNVEFKKNLININNIREELLEINNSINELNEILLSHEEDIDESSAPLSVTEELKKSDHETVHILLTEWVNNIKSRGSFHHDMNYVAHFSQLSSGYESDHDESNFEDSFHKDFSAKILLLYNNCKSVSEFICSLKEIKEETNKILTSIENEDAVKSLLSYIHALKGIMEV